Proteins found in one Magnolia sinica isolate HGM2019 chromosome 5, MsV1, whole genome shotgun sequence genomic segment:
- the LOC131245656 gene encoding ABC transporter B family member 4-like isoform X1, translated as MTEESSEKSDGSKGGDEKVPFYKLFSFADPLDVVLMIAGTIAAIANGLSLPLMTVIFGQLIDSFGDSNQSRVVHVVSKVAVKFVYLAAGAGVASFVQVSSWMVTGERQAARIRGLYLKTILRQDIAFFDTETTTGEVIGRMSGDTILIQDAMGEKVGKFIQLVSTFFGGFVIAFIKGWLLALVMLSCIPPMVVSGAIMSIFISKMSSHGQIAYAEAGTIVEQTIGSIRTVASFTGEKKAIAKYNRSLKTAYDSVVRQGVAGGLGVGSVLFIIFSSYGLAVWYGSKLILQKGYTGGEVINVMIAIMTGGMSLGQASPCVNAFAAGQAAAYKMFETINRKSEIDTYDTSGIVLEDINGDIELKDVYFSYPARPDVQVFSGFSFHVSSGTTAALVGESGSGKSTVISLVERFYDPQAGEVLIDGINLKKLRLGWIREKIGLVSQEPILFMTTIKENIAYGKAGATLEEIRAATELANAAKFIDKLPQGLDTMVGEHGTQLSGGQKQRIAIARAILKNPKILLLDEATSALDAESERVVQEALVRIMLNRTTVVVAHRLSTVRNADTIAVVRQGKIVEQGSHSELTKDPDGAYSQLIRIQEENNRAEEAPGMDQDEIQSSFDNGKVAGRSSSQQYSLKRSLSKGSSGGGSSRHSSISFALPNVISLPEVVQGGEERHEETHPKASIKRLAYLNKPELPVLLLGSIAGVVNGMMFPIFGLLLSSVIKVFYEPPHKLRKDSRFWALMFVGLGVISLVALPMQEYLFGVAGGKLIRRIRSLSFERVLHQEISWFDEPTNSSGAIGARLSTDASTVRSLVGDTLSLVVQNIASITAGLVIAMVSNWRLAFIILALLPLVGLQGYAQMKFLQGFSADAKVMYEEASQVANDAVGSIRTVASFCAEQKVMDLYKKKCEAPMKNGVRQGIVSGVGLGFSNLVLFCTYALIFYAGARFVEDGKATFSQVFKVFFALTMAAVGVSQTSAMAPDATKAKESAASIFAIIDRKSKIDSSTDEGTTLPNVKGDIELQHVSFKYPNRPDVQIFRDLCLSIPSGKTVAIVGESGSGKSTIIALLERFYDPDSGRILLDGVEIQKFKLQWLRQQMGLVSQEPVLFNETIRTNIAYGKQGEVSEEEIIAAAEAANAHRFISALPDGYHTCVGERGVQLSGGQKQRIAIARAIIKDPKVLLLDEATSALDAESERVVQEALDRVMVNRSTIVVAHRLSTIKGADVIAVVKNGVIAEKGKHETLMKITDGIYASLTALRTSSST; from the exons ATGACCGAAGAGTCTTCAGAGAAATCTGATGGTtcgaagggtggagatgagaagGTTCCATTCTACAAGCTCTTCTCATTCGCAGATCCGTTGGATGTTGTATTGATGATTGCTGGAACAATTGCTGCCATAGCCAATGGGCTTTCATTGCCTCTAATGACAGTCATCTTCGGTCAGCTTATCGACTCCTTTGGCGATTCTAATCAGAGCAGAGTCGTTCATGTCGTTTCTAAG GTAGCCGTTAAATTTGTATACTTGGCCGCTGGAGCAGGTGTTGCGTCATTCGTAC AGGTGTCAAGCTGGATGGTGACCGGCGAACGACAGGCTGCACGCATTCGGGGTCTGTACCTGAAAACTATACTGAGACAGGATATCGCATTCTTCGACACGGAAACGACAACTGGAGAGGTCATTGGGAGGATGTCCGGGGATACCATACTCATCCAAGATGCCATGGGAGAGAAG GTGGGGAAGTTCATACAACTTGTTTCAACTTTCTTTGGTGGCTTTGTGATAGCATTTATAAAAGGATGGCTTCTTGCACTTGTAATGTTGTCATGCATACCTCCTATGGTTGTTTCTGGGGCAATCATGTCGATATTCATATCCAAAATGTCAAGCCATGGCCAGATAGCATATGCTGAGGCGGGAACTATTGTAGAACAAACGATTGGATCCATTAGAACG GTTGCATCCTTTACCGGCGAGAAGAAAGCGATAGCAAAATATAACAGGTCTCTGAAAACTGCATACGATTCTGTTGTCCGTCAAGGAGTGGCCGGTGGATTAGGAGTCGGTTCTGTTCTGTTTATCATATTCAGCAGCTATGGATTAGCTGTGTGGTATGGCTCCAAGTTGATACTACAGAAAGGGTACACCGGTGGCGAGGTCATCAACGTCATGATAGCGATCATGACTGGTGGAAT GTCTCTAGGCCAAGCTTCACCATGTGTGAACGCATTTGCAGCGGGGCAAGCTGCAGCATACAAGATGTTCGAGACAATTAACCGGAAATCAGAAATTGACACTTATGACACAAGTGGAATTGTCCTGGAAGACATTAATGGTGATATTGAACTAAAAGATGTTTACTTTAGCTATCCAGCAAGACCAGATGTTCAGGTATTTTCTGGATTCTCATTTCATGTTTCAAGTGGCACAACTGCAGCTCTAGTTGGAGAGAGTGGTAGTGGTAAGTCTACGGTGATCAGCTTGGTGGAGCGGTTCTATGACCCCCAAGCTGGTGAAGTGCTAATAGATGGGATCAATTTGAAGAAGCTGCGGCTCGGATGGATCAGGGAGAAGATTGGTCTTGTTAGCCAAGAGCCTATCTTATTCATGACTACTATAAAGGAGAATATTGCATATGGTAAGGCGGGTGCTACGCTTGAAGAAATCAGAGCAGCAACTGAGCTTGCCAATGCTGCGAAGTTCATAGACAAGTTGCCACAG GGGCTCGACACAATGGTTGGTGAGCATGGAACCCAACTGTCTGGTGGACAGAAACAGAGGATTGCAATTGCAAGGGCGATTCTAAAGAACCCCAAGATACTGCTTCTTGATGAAGCGACGAGTGCACTAGATGCTGAGTCAGAGCGGGTAGTTCAAGAAGCACTTGTGAGGATTATGTTAAACCGAACAACTGTGGTCGTCGCCCATCGTTTGAGCACAGTGAGGAATGCAGATACGATAGCAGTGGTGCGTCAAGGAAAGATTGTGGAGCAGG GTTCTCATTCTGAATTGACCAAGGATCCTGATGGAGCTTACTCTCAGCTCATACGCATACAAGAGGAGAATAATCGAGCTGAAGAAGCACCAGGCATGGACCAGGATGAAATTCAATCAAGCTTTGATAATGGCAAGGTTGCCGGCCGGTCTTCAAGCCAGCAATACTCTCTAAAGAGATCATTAAGCAAAGGTTCTTCAGGTGGCGGAAGCAGCAGGCACTCCTCGATTTCCTTTGCTTTGCCCAATGTAATAAGCTTACCAGAGGTTGTCCAAGGAGGAGAAGAACGGCACGAAGAAACCCACCCTAAAGCATCAATCAAACGGCTTGCCTACCTGAATAAGCCAGAGCTGCCGGTACTACTGTTAGGATCCATTGCTGGAGTTGTAAATGGAATGATGTTCCCTATATTTGGACTATTGCTTTCAAGTGTCATCAAAGTCTTCTATGAGCCCCCCCACAAGCTTAGGAAAGATTCCAGGTTTTGGGCCCTAATGTTTGTAGGCCTGGGGGTCATTTCGCTAGTCGCCTTACCAATGCAGGAATATCTGTTTGGAGTTGCGGGTGGTAAGCTCATCCGGCGCATCCGGTCCTTGTCATTCGAGAGGGTGTTGCACCAAGAAATCAGCTGGTTTGATGAGCCTACAAATTCAAG TGGGGCGATTGGTGCGAGATTGTCGACTGATGCTTCAACAGTACGAAGCCTTGTAGGGGATACCTTATCACTGGTGGTTCAGAACATAGCAAGCATCACAGCAGGGCTGGTAATAGCCATGGTATCTAACTGGCGGTTGGCATTTATAATCCTAGCTTTGCTTCCTTTAGTGGGTTTGCAAGGATATGCTCAGATGAAGTTTTTGCAGGGTTTCAGTGCAGATGCGAAG GTGATGTATGAAGAAGCCAGTCAAGTAGCGAATGACGCAGTTGGTAGCATTCGGACAGTCGCATCTTTCTGTGCAGAACAAAAGGTGATGGATCTTTACAAGAAGAAATGTGAGGCCCCAATGAAGAATGGAGTCCGTCAAGGAATTGTAAGTGGCGTTGGTTTAGGATTCTCCAACTTGGTGCTCTTCTGCACCTATGCCCTCATTTTCTATGCCGGAGCTCGTTTTGTGGAAGATGGAAAGGCCACATTTTCCCAAGTTTTCAAA GTTTTCTTTGCTTTGACAATGGCTGCTGTTGGAGTTTCACAGACTAGTGCAATGGCTCCAGATGCCACCAAAGCTAAGGAATCGGCCGCTTCTATTTTTGCAATTATTGACAGGAAATCTAAGATTGACTCAAGCACTGACGAGGGCACGACATTACCCAATGTGAAGGGTGACATTGAGTTGCAACATGTCAGCTTCAAGTACCCAAATCGTCCAGATGTGCAGATCTTCAGAGACTTGTGTTTGAGCATTCCCTCTGGAAAG ACAGTTGCTATTGTGGGAGAGAGTGGTAGTGGAAAATCTACTATAATTGCCTTGTTGGAGAGGTTCTATGATCCTGATTCTGGTCGGATATTACTGGATGGAGTGGAAATTCAGAAGTTCAAGCTGCAATGGCTGAGACAACAAATGGGGTTAGTCAGCCAAGAACCCGTTTTGTTCAATGAGACTATCCGCACCAACATAGCTTATGGAAAGCAAGGCGAAGTATCTGAAGAAGAGATCATTGCTGCTGCAGAAGCAGCTAATGCACACCGCTTCATATCCGCACTTCCCGATGGATATCACACTTGTGTGGGTGAGAGAGGCGTGCAGTTGTCAGGCGGCCAGAAGCAACGGATAGCCATTGCAAGGGCGATAATAAAAGACCCAAAAGTCCTATTACTTGATGAGGCGACGAGTGCATTGGATGCAGAATCGGAGCGCGTGGTTCAGGAAGCACTAGACAGGGTAATGGTGAACAGATCAACCATAGTCGTTGCTCATCGCCTGTCCACAATCAAAGGAGCTGATGTGATTGCAGTGGTGAAGAATGGCGTGATTGCGGAGAAAGGAAAACATGAAACGCTGATGAAGATTACTGATGGAATATATGCATCTTTAACAGCTCTTCGCACGAGCTCTTCGACATAG
- the LOC131245656 gene encoding ABC transporter B family member 4-like isoform X4 has translation MTEESSEKSDGSKGGDEKVPFYKLFSFADPLDVVLMIAGTIAAIANGLSLPLMTVIFGQLIDSFGDSNQSRVVHVVSKVAVKFVYLAAGAGVASFVQVSSWMVTGERQAARIRGLYLKTILRQDIAFFDTETTTGEVIGRMSGDTILIQDAMGEKVGKFIQLVSTFFGGFVIAFIKGWLLALVMLSCIPPMVVSGAIMSIFISKMSSHGQIAYAEAGTIVEQTIGSIRTVASFTGEKKAIAKYNRSLKTAYDSVVRQGVAGGLGVGSVLFIIFSSYGLAVWYGSKLILQKGYTGGEVINVMIAIMTGGMSLGQASPCVNAFAAGQAAAYKMFETINRKSEIDTYDTSGIVLEDINGDIELKDVYFSYPARPDVQVFSGFSFHVSSGTTAALVGESGSGKSTVISLVERFYDPQAGEVLIDGINLKKLRLGWIREKIGLVSQEPILFMTTIKENIAYGKAGATLEEIRAATELANAAKFIDKLPQGLDTMVGEHGTQLSGGQKQRIAIARAILKNPKILLLDEATSALDAESERVVQEALVRIMLNRTTVVVAHRLSTVRNADTIAVVRQGKIVEQGSHSELTKDPDGAYSQLIRIQEENNRAEEAPGMDQDEIQSSFDNGKVAGRSSSQQYSLKRSLSKGSSGGGSSRHSSISFALPNVISLPEVVQGGEERHEETHPKASIKRLAYLNKPELPVLLLGSIAGVVNGMMFPIFGLLLSSVIKVFYEPPHKLRKDSRFWALMFVGLGVISLVALPMQEYLFGVAGGKLIRRIRSLSFERVLHQEISWFDEPTNSSGAIGARLSTDASTVRSLVGDTLSLVVQNIASITAGLVIAMVSNWRLAFIILALLPLVGLQGYAQMKFLQGFSADAKVMYEEASQVANDAVGSIRTVASFCAEQKVMDLYKKKCEAPMKNGVRQGIVSGVGLGFSNLVLFCTYALIFYAGARFVEDGKATFSQVFKVFFALTMAAVGVSQTSAMAPDATKAKESAASIFAIIDRKSKIDSSTDEGTTLPNVKGDIELQHVSFKYPNRPDVQIFRDLCLSIPSGKLLLWERVVVENLL, from the exons ATGACCGAAGAGTCTTCAGAGAAATCTGATGGTtcgaagggtggagatgagaagGTTCCATTCTACAAGCTCTTCTCATTCGCAGATCCGTTGGATGTTGTATTGATGATTGCTGGAACAATTGCTGCCATAGCCAATGGGCTTTCATTGCCTCTAATGACAGTCATCTTCGGTCAGCTTATCGACTCCTTTGGCGATTCTAATCAGAGCAGAGTCGTTCATGTCGTTTCTAAG GTAGCCGTTAAATTTGTATACTTGGCCGCTGGAGCAGGTGTTGCGTCATTCGTAC AGGTGTCAAGCTGGATGGTGACCGGCGAACGACAGGCTGCACGCATTCGGGGTCTGTACCTGAAAACTATACTGAGACAGGATATCGCATTCTTCGACACGGAAACGACAACTGGAGAGGTCATTGGGAGGATGTCCGGGGATACCATACTCATCCAAGATGCCATGGGAGAGAAG GTGGGGAAGTTCATACAACTTGTTTCAACTTTCTTTGGTGGCTTTGTGATAGCATTTATAAAAGGATGGCTTCTTGCACTTGTAATGTTGTCATGCATACCTCCTATGGTTGTTTCTGGGGCAATCATGTCGATATTCATATCCAAAATGTCAAGCCATGGCCAGATAGCATATGCTGAGGCGGGAACTATTGTAGAACAAACGATTGGATCCATTAGAACG GTTGCATCCTTTACCGGCGAGAAGAAAGCGATAGCAAAATATAACAGGTCTCTGAAAACTGCATACGATTCTGTTGTCCGTCAAGGAGTGGCCGGTGGATTAGGAGTCGGTTCTGTTCTGTTTATCATATTCAGCAGCTATGGATTAGCTGTGTGGTATGGCTCCAAGTTGATACTACAGAAAGGGTACACCGGTGGCGAGGTCATCAACGTCATGATAGCGATCATGACTGGTGGAAT GTCTCTAGGCCAAGCTTCACCATGTGTGAACGCATTTGCAGCGGGGCAAGCTGCAGCATACAAGATGTTCGAGACAATTAACCGGAAATCAGAAATTGACACTTATGACACAAGTGGAATTGTCCTGGAAGACATTAATGGTGATATTGAACTAAAAGATGTTTACTTTAGCTATCCAGCAAGACCAGATGTTCAGGTATTTTCTGGATTCTCATTTCATGTTTCAAGTGGCACAACTGCAGCTCTAGTTGGAGAGAGTGGTAGTGGTAAGTCTACGGTGATCAGCTTGGTGGAGCGGTTCTATGACCCCCAAGCTGGTGAAGTGCTAATAGATGGGATCAATTTGAAGAAGCTGCGGCTCGGATGGATCAGGGAGAAGATTGGTCTTGTTAGCCAAGAGCCTATCTTATTCATGACTACTATAAAGGAGAATATTGCATATGGTAAGGCGGGTGCTACGCTTGAAGAAATCAGAGCAGCAACTGAGCTTGCCAATGCTGCGAAGTTCATAGACAAGTTGCCACAG GGGCTCGACACAATGGTTGGTGAGCATGGAACCCAACTGTCTGGTGGACAGAAACAGAGGATTGCAATTGCAAGGGCGATTCTAAAGAACCCCAAGATACTGCTTCTTGATGAAGCGACGAGTGCACTAGATGCTGAGTCAGAGCGGGTAGTTCAAGAAGCACTTGTGAGGATTATGTTAAACCGAACAACTGTGGTCGTCGCCCATCGTTTGAGCACAGTGAGGAATGCAGATACGATAGCAGTGGTGCGTCAAGGAAAGATTGTGGAGCAGG GTTCTCATTCTGAATTGACCAAGGATCCTGATGGAGCTTACTCTCAGCTCATACGCATACAAGAGGAGAATAATCGAGCTGAAGAAGCACCAGGCATGGACCAGGATGAAATTCAATCAAGCTTTGATAATGGCAAGGTTGCCGGCCGGTCTTCAAGCCAGCAATACTCTCTAAAGAGATCATTAAGCAAAGGTTCTTCAGGTGGCGGAAGCAGCAGGCACTCCTCGATTTCCTTTGCTTTGCCCAATGTAATAAGCTTACCAGAGGTTGTCCAAGGAGGAGAAGAACGGCACGAAGAAACCCACCCTAAAGCATCAATCAAACGGCTTGCCTACCTGAATAAGCCAGAGCTGCCGGTACTACTGTTAGGATCCATTGCTGGAGTTGTAAATGGAATGATGTTCCCTATATTTGGACTATTGCTTTCAAGTGTCATCAAAGTCTTCTATGAGCCCCCCCACAAGCTTAGGAAAGATTCCAGGTTTTGGGCCCTAATGTTTGTAGGCCTGGGGGTCATTTCGCTAGTCGCCTTACCAATGCAGGAATATCTGTTTGGAGTTGCGGGTGGTAAGCTCATCCGGCGCATCCGGTCCTTGTCATTCGAGAGGGTGTTGCACCAAGAAATCAGCTGGTTTGATGAGCCTACAAATTCAAG TGGGGCGATTGGTGCGAGATTGTCGACTGATGCTTCAACAGTACGAAGCCTTGTAGGGGATACCTTATCACTGGTGGTTCAGAACATAGCAAGCATCACAGCAGGGCTGGTAATAGCCATGGTATCTAACTGGCGGTTGGCATTTATAATCCTAGCTTTGCTTCCTTTAGTGGGTTTGCAAGGATATGCTCAGATGAAGTTTTTGCAGGGTTTCAGTGCAGATGCGAAG GTGATGTATGAAGAAGCCAGTCAAGTAGCGAATGACGCAGTTGGTAGCATTCGGACAGTCGCATCTTTCTGTGCAGAACAAAAGGTGATGGATCTTTACAAGAAGAAATGTGAGGCCCCAATGAAGAATGGAGTCCGTCAAGGAATTGTAAGTGGCGTTGGTTTAGGATTCTCCAACTTGGTGCTCTTCTGCACCTATGCCCTCATTTTCTATGCCGGAGCTCGTTTTGTGGAAGATGGAAAGGCCACATTTTCCCAAGTTTTCAAA GTTTTCTTTGCTTTGACAATGGCTGCTGTTGGAGTTTCACAGACTAGTGCAATGGCTCCAGATGCCACCAAAGCTAAGGAATCGGCCGCTTCTATTTTTGCAATTATTGACAGGAAATCTAAGATTGACTCAAGCACTGACGAGGGCACGACATTACCCAATGTGAAGGGTGACATTGAGTTGCAACATGTCAGCTTCAAGTACCCAAATCGTCCAGATGTGCAGATCTTCAGAGACTTGTGTTTGAGCATTCCCTCTGGAAAG TTGCTATTGTGGGAGAGAGTGGTAGTGGAAAATCTACTATAA